In Paenibacillus hexagrammi, the following are encoded in one genomic region:
- a CDS encoding carbohydrate ABC transporter permease: MNNISPDLYEAARVDGATKLQQFVKITLPLLNRTMAFVVIMTTIDAIKLSGLVFVLTNGGPNSSTETVVYYIYKQAFTQMRMGYATAAAFVLFAIVLTISLIQMKLFNKDADAS; this comes from the coding sequence CTGAACAATATATCTCCTGATTTATATGAAGCTGCTAGAGTAGACGGGGCTACGAAGCTGCAACAGTTTGTGAAAATTACACTGCCGCTGCTGAATCGAACCATGGCATTTGTCGTCATTATGACGACGATTGATGCAATCAAGCTGTCGGGTCTTGTCTTCGTACTCACAAACGGAGGACCGAACAGCTCTACGGAAACCGTCGTCTATTACATCTACAAGCAAGCATTTACCCAGATGAGAATGGGATATGCCACAGCGGCGGCGTTCGTATTGTTTGCTATTGTTTTGACCATCTCGTTGATTCAAATGAAATTATTCAACAAGGATGCAGATGCATCATGA
- a CDS encoding SGNH/GDSL hydrolase family protein, producing MQDWNDRVFTYTNRYSNMVLVPTYDLFEQNLLKYISSADHFHPNGDGYERIADRIVQILK from the coding sequence GTGCAAGATTGGAATGATCGCGTGTTTACGTACACGAATCGATACTCCAATATGGTACTGGTGCCTACCTATGATTTATTTGAACAAAATTTACTCAAATACATTTCCTCGGCGGATCATTTCCATCCGAATGGAGACGGGTACGAGCGAATTGCCGATCGGATTGTACAAATTTTGAAGTAG
- a CDS encoding carbohydrate ABC transporter permease, whose product MNRIYTCGRWMVMILIALVSVAPILWMVAGSFRPYQELFKYTSLDIHLIVPVEWTAKNFHQVIFNARDPFLRYIWNTLFVATVVTFLVLVINSMAAFAFAKLRFRLKSVVFALFMSAMIIPGEVTLVPNYLLMHDLGWLNSYKALIVPSMLSVFGIFMLRQFFAEVPNEMMEAARIDGASLPRTFLSIVLPAAVPALITLGLMTFLGNWDSYLWPLIVINDQKMQMIQVGISTFSSNEGTDWSKVLAANTISTAPILLLFLFLQRYYIQGITMSGIKG is encoded by the coding sequence GTGAATCGAATTTATACCTGCGGCAGATGGATGGTCATGATACTAATTGCCTTGGTTTCGGTTGCACCGATTCTTTGGATGGTAGCAGGTTCATTTCGCCCTTATCAGGAGCTGTTTAAATATACGTCGCTGGACATTCATCTTATTGTTCCTGTGGAGTGGACTGCAAAGAATTTCCATCAAGTTATCTTTAACGCACGGGATCCGTTCCTTCGCTATATCTGGAATACGCTATTCGTTGCCACGGTGGTAACGTTCCTAGTGTTGGTCATCAATTCCATGGCGGCATTTGCTTTTGCAAAGCTGCGCTTCCGATTAAAGTCCGTCGTATTTGCCTTATTTATGTCGGCGATGATTATTCCGGGCGAAGTTACGCTGGTGCCTAACTATTTGCTCATGCATGACTTGGGATGGCTCAATTCGTACAAAGCACTCATCGTGCCCTCGATGCTCTCCGTATTTGGCATCTTCATGCTTCGGCAGTTTTTTGCAGAGGTCCCGAATGAAATGATGGAAGCGGCCCGGATCGACGGTGCAAGCTTGCCGCGAACCTTCCTTTCGATCGTACTGCCTGCCGCTGTTCCTGCATTAATTACCCTTGGTTTGATGACTTTTCTGGGCAATTGGGATTCATATCTATGGCCGCTTATTGTGATTAACGACCAAAAGATGCAGATGATCCAAGTCGGGATCTCTACGTTTTCCTCTAATGAAGGAACGGATTGGTCCAAAGTGCTGGCTGCTAATACGATTTCGACAGCACCGATTCTGCTGCTGTTCCTGTTCCTTCAGCGCTACTATATTCAAGGAATCACAATGTCCGGGATTAAAGGTTAA
- a CDS encoding ABC transporter ATP-binding protein has product MSTQSKQSKPGIEQDSQSGQRFVYQDDELIDKPFDWNQLRRLFGYMKPYARQFLPVIIIMMFVGALTKLTVPLLIKYAIDRAITPKDGNLLLTIMGIMLGVYLIQWTANTFRIRYTNLIGQRVIYDLRHDLFSHIQKLSFRFFDTRPAGSVLVRVTNYVNSLQDLFTNGVVNLLVDCVQLCGIMVILLTYNFKLGAAIIITVPLMFIISTKLRLKIRRAWQDVTIKQSRLNSHLNECIQGIRVTQAYTQEKENIQYFENMNMVNRLAWNRASMLNQSFGPIIEITGAVGYCILFWLGAHMIETKEISVGLLVAFATYIGYFWEPITRLGQMYSQLLVAMASSERIFEYIDEKPSVAENEDAGELPNIVGHVKFENLVFEYEKGRPALKGIHLDVKAGQSIALVGHTGSGKSTIMNLLCRFYDPVEGRVLIDGHDIREVTIQSLRSQVGIVLQDTFIFSGTIRDNIRFGRLDATDAEVEMAARAVYAHDFIAELPQGYDTEVQERGNVLSMGQRQLISFARALLADPRILILDEATASIDTETELKIQEALKTLLAGRTSFIVAHRLSTIRNADKIIVLDHGQMMESGSHEELMRERKIYYGLIHAQYKFLQDAV; this is encoded by the coding sequence TTGAGTACCCAATCGAAGCAATCGAAGCCTGGTATCGAGCAAGACAGCCAGTCCGGACAACGGTTTGTGTATCAGGATGATGAACTGATCGACAAGCCGTTTGATTGGAATCAGCTTCGACGATTATTCGGCTACATGAAGCCTTATGCCCGGCAGTTTTTACCGGTGATTATTATTATGATGTTTGTGGGGGCTCTAACGAAGCTTACTGTACCCCTGCTTATCAAATATGCGATTGACCGTGCGATTACTCCCAAAGATGGAAACTTGTTATTGACGATCATGGGCATCATGCTAGGTGTATACCTGATTCAATGGACTGCTAACACCTTCCGTATTCGATATACGAATCTGATCGGGCAGCGTGTCATCTACGATCTCAGGCACGACTTGTTTAGCCATATCCAGAAGCTTTCTTTCCGTTTCTTTGATACACGACCGGCTGGGTCAGTCCTTGTGAGGGTTACGAATTATGTCAATTCCCTGCAAGACTTATTTACGAACGGTGTTGTCAACCTGCTTGTGGATTGTGTGCAGCTGTGCGGCATCATGGTGATTCTGCTTACATACAACTTTAAGCTTGGCGCCGCGATCATTATAACAGTTCCTTTGATGTTCATCATTTCAACCAAGCTTCGTTTGAAGATTAGAAGAGCCTGGCAGGATGTAACGATTAAGCAATCCCGCTTGAACTCGCATCTGAACGAATGTATTCAAGGTATTCGGGTGACACAGGCTTACACGCAAGAGAAAGAGAACATCCAATATTTCGAAAATATGAACATGGTGAACCGGTTGGCTTGGAACCGTGCTTCCATGCTGAACCAGAGCTTCGGGCCGATTATCGAAATCACTGGCGCGGTTGGTTACTGTATCTTGTTCTGGCTTGGCGCGCACATGATTGAAACGAAAGAAATTTCGGTGGGCCTCTTGGTTGCCTTTGCGACCTATATCGGGTACTTCTGGGAGCCGATTACGCGGCTAGGGCAAATGTACTCGCAGCTGCTTGTAGCTATGGCTTCGTCGGAACGAATCTTCGAATATATCGACGAGAAGCCTTCTGTAGCCGAGAATGAAGATGCGGGGGAGCTTCCGAATATCGTCGGTCACGTGAAGTTCGAGAATCTCGTCTTTGAGTATGAAAAAGGCAGACCTGCTCTGAAGGGGATCCATCTGGATGTGAAAGCAGGCCAATCCATTGCTCTTGTAGGACATACGGGCTCCGGTAAAAGTACGATCATGAATCTCCTGTGCCGGTTCTATGATCCGGTGGAAGGGCGTGTGCTGATCGATGGTCACGATATCCGCGAGGTTACGATCCAGAGCCTTCGCTCTCAGGTTGGTATCGTGCTGCAGGACACGTTTATTTTCTCGGGTACGATCCGTGACAATATTCGATTCGGCAGACTGGATGCCACGGATGCGGAAGTCGAGATGGCGGCTAGAGCGGTGTATGCCCACGACTTTATTGCAGAACTGCCGCAAGGCTATGATACAGAAGTACAGGAGCGGGGTAATGTCCTCTCCATGGGTCAGCGTCAGCTGATCTCATTCGCGAGAGCGCTGCTCGCAGATCCTCGCATTCTAATCTTGGACGAAGCAACGGCCAGTATCGACACCGAGACCGAGCTCAAAATCCAGGAAGCGCTGAAGACGCTACTCGCTGGGCGGACATCGTTTATCGTGGCACATCGTCTTTCCACCATCCGTAATGCGGATAAAATCATAGTTCTGGACCATGGACAAATGATGGAGAGCGGCAGCCATGAAGAATTGATGAGAGAACGAAAAATCTATTACGGCCTCATTCATGCTCAATATAAATTTTTGCAAGATGCTGTGTAG
- a CDS encoding GDSL-type esterase/lipase family protein yields the protein MKSTKWIWGMVGITGTLATIVFIIGFLYAVNQILYPKPGNSELAVSSPQPSQAPLGEGKDKIQIVALGDSLTAGTGDNTGKGYVDRVREKLEQQTGKAVFVLNNLAIPGYKSDQLLKDIELKKTQDALSDADVILLTIGGNDLFAGGEGIFSEDQQEFNPEAAQQRMEPALGRLETILADIRKANSHAVVLYVGLYHPF from the coding sequence TTGAAATCAACCAAGTGGATTTGGGGAATGGTTGGCATTACAGGGACTTTAGCGACAATTGTTTTTATTATCGGTTTTCTCTATGCAGTCAATCAAATCTTATATCCGAAGCCCGGAAACAGCGAGTTGGCCGTATCTTCTCCACAGCCGAGTCAAGCACCGTTAGGGGAAGGAAAGGACAAGATCCAAATTGTAGCGTTAGGGGATTCGTTAACGGCAGGAACGGGAGACAACACAGGAAAAGGCTATGTCGACAGAGTTCGGGAGAAGCTCGAACAGCAAACCGGTAAAGCTGTGTTTGTTTTGAATAATCTCGCCATCCCCGGATACAAAAGTGATCAATTACTGAAAGATATAGAGCTCAAGAAGACGCAGGATGCGCTCTCGGATGCGGATGTTATTCTTCTTACGATTGGCGGCAACGATCTATTCGCGGGTGGCGAAGGGATTTTCTCCGAGGATCAACAGGAGTTTAATCCGGAAGCTGCGCAGCAGAGAATGGAACCGGCTCTAGGGCGTCTGGAAACGATCCTTGCTGATATCAGGAAGGCGAATTCGCATGCGGTTGTGCTGTACGTCGGTTTATATCATCCTTTTTAG
- a CDS encoding Ig-like domain-containing protein, with protein sequence MDVGAGETGLMEASVVPFSANPSIRESSDPSVAMVEGVKEGAKVKGIKPGQAVIQAVSIDGRIHASFHVFVFDNKKEE encoded by the coding sequence ATGGATGTCGGAGCAGGGGAAACAGGCTTGATGGAAGCTTCTGTTGTACCGTTCAGCGCCAATCCCTCCATTCGGGAGTCCAGCGATCCATCGGTTGCCATGGTAGAAGGGGTGAAGGAAGGCGCTAAAGTGAAGGGAATCAAACCGGGTCAAGCCGTCATACAGGCAGTTAGCATAGATGGCCGTATACATGCCTCATTTCACGTATTTGTATTTGACAACAAGAAGGAGGAATAA
- a CDS encoding ABC transporter ATP-binding protein, whose product MTANPKTVLSVHQVKKRIKNKEIIKGISFEVYAGEIFGFLGPNGSGKTTTIRMLVDLIRPTEGSIRICGFDVQKEHDQALRHVGCIVENPELYAYLSGWENLEHFAGMLPDVDQNRIAEVVEIVGMDQRIHDKVRTYSLGMRQRLGIAQALLGRPSLLILDEPTNGLDPQGIKEMREFIQRLAKNGLSLFVSSHLLSEIQQMCDRVAIISHGEVIQVGAVDELIAQGGKVAWTLNPGSKAEQLLAKSTWVQSIEEVTFPVGYHTESTVRTITTLMNKEDVPQVNRELLEAGISLYAVEIKNPTLEDLFLSLTEGERIG is encoded by the coding sequence ATGACCGCTAATCCCAAAACGGTTTTGTCTGTCCATCAAGTCAAAAAGAGAATTAAAAATAAAGAAATCATTAAAGGGATATCCTTCGAAGTATACGCAGGAGAAATTTTCGGGTTCCTTGGACCCAACGGCTCCGGCAAGACGACGACGATCCGAATGCTGGTGGACTTGATACGTCCGACGGAAGGCTCAATCCGTATTTGCGGATTTGACGTACAGAAGGAGCATGACCAAGCGCTGCGCCATGTCGGCTGCATTGTGGAAAATCCCGAGCTCTACGCGTATCTTAGCGGTTGGGAGAACCTGGAGCATTTTGCAGGCATGCTGCCAGATGTCGATCAGAATCGGATTGCCGAAGTCGTGGAGATCGTAGGCATGGACCAGCGGATTCACGATAAGGTTCGGACTTATTCGTTGGGTATGCGTCAGCGTCTAGGTATTGCCCAGGCGCTATTAGGGCGTCCAAGCCTTCTCATCCTGGACGAGCCTACCAACGGACTCGATCCACAAGGGATCAAGGAGATGAGAGAGTTCATACAAAGATTAGCGAAGAACGGACTGAGCCTGTTTGTCTCCAGCCATCTGCTTAGCGAAATCCAGCAAATGTGCGATCGTGTGGCAATTATTAGTCATGGGGAAGTCATTCAAGTCGGAGCGGTCGATGAGCTTATAGCTCAAGGCGGGAAAGTCGCTTGGACCTTGAATCCAGGGAGCAAAGCGGAGCAATTGCTTGCGAAGAGCACATGGGTGCAGAGCATAGAGGAAGTAACTTTCCCCGTAGGCTATCACACCGAATCAACTGTGAGAACCATCACAACCTTGATGAATAAAGAGGATGTACCCCAGGTGAATCGTGAACTTTTGGAAGCAGGGATCAGTTTGTATGCCGTTGAAATAAAAAATCCTACGCTCGAAGATTTGTTCCTGAGCTTGACAGAGGGTGAAAGAATTGGGTAA
- a CDS encoding carbohydrate ABC transporter permease: protein MIPIQTSIALALAMLIQKKSAASGLFRTLYFIPVIVSTAVAATVFKLIYNKEFGLLNSVLKAFHLPVTNFLSNPETAMNGIIMLGIWKGAGFFMIIFFSRSEQYIS, encoded by the coding sequence GTGATTCCGATTCAAACCAGTATTGCTTTAGCATTAGCTATGCTCATTCAAAAGAAGTCGGCGGCATCCGGGCTGTTCCGAACGTTGTATTTCATTCCGGTCATCGTATCAACGGCGGTTGCCGCTACGGTGTTCAAGCTCATTTACAACAAAGAATTCGGCTTGCTCAACAGTGTACTGAAAGCTTTCCATTTACCGGTAACGAATTTCTTATCCAACCCGGAGACGGCCATGAACGGCATCATTATGCTTGGCATCTGGAAGGGTGCGGGATTTTTCATGATTATCTTTTTTAGCCGGTCTGAACAATATATCTCCTGA
- a CDS encoding GH32 C-terminal domain-containing protein, which translates to MPEQANGWAGAFSVPRELKLADDGTLRMLPVEELQQLRANHRHVDRMLLAADTELIISNLRGDVLELIAVFKTNPSIPAGEFGLKLRCSDDGKEYTEVAFEPRERKLKVDRTFSGEGNGGTCEAYLANAADGLVRLHLFLDRSSVELFANGGEKTMTNRIYPKADSLGIKVFTRVCEAELESLEVWDLNLKR; encoded by the coding sequence ATGCCTGAGCAGGCGAACGGTTGGGCTGGGGCATTTTCGGTTCCGCGCGAGCTGAAGCTAGCGGATGACGGGACACTTCGAATGTTGCCTGTAGAGGAGCTACAGCAGCTTCGGGCAAACCACCGGCATGTGGACCGGATGTTGCTAGCAGCAGATACGGAGCTGATCATTTCCAATTTGCGGGGGGATGTCTTGGAGCTGATAGCCGTCTTCAAGACGAATCCGTCAATTCCTGCTGGAGAGTTTGGTTTGAAGCTTCGTTGTTCGGATGATGGCAAAGAATATACAGAAGTTGCTTTTGAGCCGAGGGAACGTAAGCTGAAGGTTGATAGGACTTTCAGTGGAGAAGGGAATGGAGGAACTTGCGAGGCATATTTGGCGAATGCGGCCGATGGATTGGTTCGCTTGCACCTTTTCCTGGACCGGTCATCAGTTGAATTATTTGCAAATGGCGGAGAAAAGACGATGACCAATCGGATTTATCCGAAAGCGGACAGTTTGGGAATCAAGGTGTTTACCAGAGTGTGTGAAGCAGAGCTGGAATCGCTCGAAGTATGGGATTTGAATCTAAAAAGATAA